Proteins co-encoded in one Actinobacillus succinogenes 130Z genomic window:
- a CDS encoding M48 family metallopeptidase, whose protein sequence is MAAKPIQEWLSIPYGESRLTVGIIPQAHLKQLRLTVQPNGEIIAQVPQSAVKNELIFAISQQTQWIAKQQRHFSRMPKTAERHYISGESHRYLGRQYQLKVYETPDLPNQVKLFRGYLEIYVQQKTAENVKKCLHQWYRQRAKQIFHERLTHLLPQALWTNAQPEIRLRTMQKRWGSCSVKGRLLLNPLLVKAPKACIDYVILHELCHLAEHNHSERFYRLMTAVMPEWEKVKERLEKMRE, encoded by the coding sequence ATGGCAGCTAAACCCATTCAAGAATGGCTTTCGATCCCTTATGGCGAAAGCCGTCTGACCGTCGGCATTATTCCCCAAGCCCATCTCAAACAGCTACGTTTAACCGTTCAGCCGAACGGTGAGATCATCGCCCAAGTACCGCAAAGTGCGGTCAAAAATGAGTTGATTTTTGCTATTTCGCAACAAACGCAATGGATCGCCAAACAGCAACGCCATTTCAGCCGAATGCCGAAAACCGCCGAACGGCACTATATCAGCGGCGAAAGTCACCGTTATTTAGGGCGGCAATATCAGCTAAAAGTGTACGAAACGCCCGATTTACCTAACCAAGTGAAACTGTTTCGGGGCTATCTGGAAATTTATGTACAGCAAAAAACAGCGGAAAATGTGAAAAAATGTCTGCACCAATGGTATCGCCAGCGAGCAAAACAAATTTTTCACGAACGACTTACCCATTTGTTACCGCAAGCCTTATGGACGAATGCCCAACCCGAAATCCGCTTACGCACAATGCAAAAACGCTGGGGCAGTTGTTCGGTAAAAGGCAGATTGTTGCTCAATCCGCTGTTGGTCAAAGCCCCGAAAGCGTGTATCGACTATGTGATTCTGCACGAACTCTGCCACCTTGCCGAACACAACCACAGCGAACGGTTTTACCGCCTGATGACGGCGGT
- a CDS encoding type I restriction endonuclease subunit R — translation MHPTPKLQEKYTFKIPAIILLNNLGWQYLSPKQALALRGGKLGNVVLETVLRAELEKRTFEFAGRERALSAKAVDTLVAELLDPKLNESLLTANEHLYNHLLYGITVTEFIDGKKISRTVPVIDWDNLENNAFHFSEEFSVENVQGSSVRTPDLVCFINGLPLVVIEGKRPDGKEKSTIEEGISQTLRNQRPNEIPHLFAYTQLVLSLNGVDGRYGTCGTPSKFWAAWREEMFGESEMAEIKNVVNSPQNLTACLPNEADCLWYQQLIAQGKLAVTGQDRLLIGLLTKSRLFEMIRYFTLFDRKSQIRVAARYPQVFGVKRLLERVTTQNEKGARNGGVIWHTTGSGKSFTMVFFSKALLLHPALKSCRILVVTDRVDLENQLSNTFYNSGELATKRERQNSLATTGKRLAEQISQGSERIIFSLIQKFNTAIAQPDCFNPSENIIVLIDEGHRTQGGENHTAMRRALPNAAFVAFTGTPLLKDDETTQKFGSIIHAYTMQRAAEDHTVTPLLYEERIPELDVNERAIDNWFERITKALNERQKADLKRKFTRKGQIYQADERIHLIALDLAEHLANKIPQGLKGQLACESKSTAIRYKKYLDEIGLFESAVVISPPDSREGNSELDEQASDEVVRWWNANVQGGEAVYTQQVLNRFADPDSPLRLLIVVDKLLTGFDEPSNAVLYIDKPLKQHNLIQAIARVNRLHKQKEFGLLIDYRGILKELDTTIAKYQDLANRTQGGYAIEDLAGLYRPMKSEYLRLPSLYKALRAIFAAAENQADIEQLRRVLMPNMVLDETSGLFFDKNSKLRDDFYLALREFNRCLQVALQSEDFYQDPNFSENDRTLYKETAKQFGYLRRLVQQDAGEQVDYGDYADQVAQLIDKHLVAISVKEPNGVYAVNKMGKAENKAWDDTKTRNEADKIRSRLARTIDVELNGDPYAKARFSELLQQAIKEAEALFDNPMKQYLLFESFETQLNARKLPEIPDRFADNRSAQAYFGVFKTVLPESLANDETQWIELAFTVDQLVVQIVAQYSLNTDQVEKEIRKQLLPMMFRTCQSVGAGMEQAKEIVERIVQIVRVGQANGS, via the coding sequence ATGCACCCCACCCCCAAACTCCAAGAAAAATACACTTTCAAAATCCCGGCGATTATTCTGTTGAACAATCTGGGTTGGCAGTATCTTTCGCCGAAGCAGGCGTTGGCGTTGCGTGGGGGGAAGTTGGGGAATGTGGTGCTGGAAACGGTGTTGCGGGCAGAGCTTGAAAAACGCACTTTTGAGTTTGCGGGGCGGGAAAGGGCGTTGTCGGCCAAGGCGGTGGATACGCTGGTGGCGGAGTTGCTTGACCCGAAGCTGAACGAAAGCCTACTGACCGCCAATGAACATCTCTACAATCATCTTTTATACGGCATTACCGTTACCGAATTTATCGACGGCAAGAAAATCAGCCGTACCGTGCCGGTTATCGATTGGGACAATCTTGAAAATAACGCCTTTCATTTCAGCGAAGAATTTAGTGTAGAAAATGTGCAGGGTTCGTCTGTCCGCACGCCGGATTTAGTCTGTTTTATCAATGGCTTACCGCTGGTGGTAATTGAAGGTAAACGCCCCGACGGTAAGGAAAAAAGCACCATTGAAGAAGGTATTTCGCAAACACTCCGCAATCAACGCCCGAATGAAATCCCCCATTTATTTGCCTATACTCAGCTGGTTTTATCGCTCAACGGTGTGGACGGGCGTTACGGCACTTGCGGTACGCCTTCAAAATTCTGGGCGGCGTGGCGTGAAGAGATGTTTGGCGAGTCGGAAATGGCGGAGATAAAGAATGTGGTAAATTCGCCGCAAAATTTGACCGCTTGCCTGCCGAACGAAGCCGACTGTCTTTGGTATCAGCAACTGATTGCACAGGGTAAGTTAGCGGTTACAGGGCAGGATCGACTGCTTATCGGCTTGCTGACCAAAAGCCGTTTGTTTGAAATGATCCGCTATTTCACGCTGTTCGACCGTAAATCACAAATTCGGGTGGCAGCACGCTATCCGCAAGTATTCGGGGTGAAACGGCTGCTGGAACGAGTCACGACCCAAAATGAGAAAGGGGCGAGAAACGGCGGTGTGATTTGGCATACCACCGGTTCGGGCAAGTCGTTTACGATGGTCTTTTTCAGCAAAGCCTTGCTGTTGCACCCTGCGTTAAAAAGCTGTCGCATTTTGGTGGTCACGGATCGGGTGGATTTGGAAAATCAACTGAGTAATACCTTTTATAACAGCGGCGAACTTGCCACCAAACGGGAGCGGCAAAATTCGCTGGCGACGACCGGCAAACGGCTGGCGGAGCAGATAAGCCAAGGGAGCGAGCGGATTATTTTTTCGCTGATTCAGAAATTCAATACCGCCATTGCTCAGCCCGACTGCTTTAATCCGAGCGAAAACATTATCGTGCTGATTGATGAAGGGCATCGCACCCAAGGCGGTGAAAATCACACCGCAATGCGTCGAGCCTTGCCGAACGCCGCTTTTGTCGCCTTTACCGGCACACCTTTGTTAAAAGACGATGAAACGACACAAAAATTCGGCAGCATTATTCACGCCTACACAATGCAACGAGCGGCGGAAGATCACACCGTTACCCCATTGCTCTATGAAGAGCGGATTCCCGAGCTTGATGTAAATGAAAGGGCGATTGATAACTGGTTTGAACGTATCACCAAAGCCTTAAACGAACGGCAAAAAGCGGATTTAAAACGCAAATTCACCCGCAAAGGGCAGATTTATCAGGCGGACGAGCGGATTCATCTGATCGCCTTAGATCTTGCCGAACATTTGGCGAATAAAATTCCGCAAGGCTTAAAAGGGCAGCTGGCTTGCGAGAGCAAAAGCACCGCCATTCGCTATAAAAAATACCTTGATGAAATCGGCTTGTTTGAAAGTGCGGTGGTGATCAGTCCGCCCGACAGCCGAGAAGGCAACAGCGAGCTGGACGAACAGGCTAGTGATGAAGTGGTGCGTTGGTGGAATGCCAATGTGCAGGGCGGTGAAGCGGTTTATACCCAACAAGTGCTGAACCGTTTTGCCGACCCCGATAGTCCGTTGCGGTTGCTGATTGTGGTGGATAAATTGCTGACCGGCTTTGACGAGCCGAGCAATGCGGTGCTGTATATCGATAAGCCGTTGAAACAGCACAATTTAATTCAAGCCATCGCCCGAGTGAACCGCCTGCATAAACAGAAAGAATTCGGCTTGCTGATTGATTATCGGGGCATTTTAAAAGAGTTGGATACCACCATCGCTAAATATCAGGATTTGGCGAACCGTACCCAAGGCGGTTATGCAATTGAAGATTTGGCAGGGCTGTACCGCCCGATGAAAAGCGAGTATCTGCGGTTGCCGAGCCTGTATAAAGCGTTAAGGGCGATTTTTGCGGCGGCGGAAAATCAAGCGGATATTGAGCAACTTCGCCGTGTGTTAATGCCGAATATGGTGTTGGACGAAACAAGCGGTCTGTTTTTCGATAAAAACAGCAAATTGCGTGATGATTTCTACCTTGCTTTGCGGGAATTTAACCGCTGTTTACAGGTGGCGTTGCAGTCGGAAGATTTCTATCAAGACCCAAATTTCAGCGAAAACGACCGCACTTTATACAAAGAAACCGCCAAACAGTTCGGCTATCTGCGTCGTTTGGTGCAACAAGATGCCGGTGAGCAGGTGGATTACGGCGACTATGCCGACCAAGTCGCCCAGCTGATTGATAAACATTTGGTAGCGATTAGTGTGAAAGAACCGAATGGTGTATATGCGGTAAATAAAATGGGCAAGGCGGAAAACAAAGCGTGGGACGATACTAAAACCCGCAACGAAGCGGATAAAATCCGTTCCCGTCTGGCACGCACCATTGATGTGGAATTGAACGGCGATCCTTACGCCAAAGCCCGATTTTCCGAACTGTTGCAACAGGCGATTAAAGAGGCGGAAGCGTTGTTCGACAACCCGATGAAACAGTATTTATTGTTTGAATCTTTTGAAACACAGCTCAATGCCCGCAAATTGCCCGAGATTCCCGACCGCTTTGCCGACAACCGTTCGGCACAGGCGTATTTCGGCGTATTCAAAACCGTGTTGCCAGAAAGTTTGGCGAATGATGAAACGCAATGGATTGAGCTGGCTTTTACCGTCGATCAGCTGGTTGTGCAGATTGTCGCCCAGTATTCGCTTAATACCGACCAAGTGGAAAAAGAGATCCGCAAGCAGTTATTGCCGATGATGTTCAGAACCTGTCAATCCGTCGGAGCAGGAATGGAACAGGCGAAAGAAATTGTCGAACGCATTGTGCAAATCGTACGGGTAGGGCAGGCAAATGGCAGCTAA
- a CDS encoding restriction endonuclease subunit S produces MDKLRKGWEYIKLGDIATTVTSGSRDWAKYYSDTGAKFIRMTNLNRNGINLLLDDLKFVNVKSNSSDGKRTALQANDILMSITAELGKIGFIPENFGEAYINQHTALIRIDPSKAYAKFIAYVLSSRTMNQTINSLNDAGAKAGLNLPTIRALSLNIPPLSEQIKIAEILSAWDNAIQTTEKQITNSQQQKKALIQMLLSGEKRVSGFSGEWKIVKISDICNIGRGRVISKQEIEKNQGKYPVYSSQTLNNGVMGYLDSFDFDGEFVTWTTDGVNAGTIFYRNGKFNCTNVCGVLSSKLEQLNLRFLAYILSTVSYKYVSHTLANPKLMNGVMGTIEVKLPQLEEQQKIAEILTTADQEIETLQRKLECLKLEKRALMQGVF; encoded by the coding sequence ATGGATAAATTGCGGAAAGGGTGGGAATATATCAAATTAGGTGATATAGCAACAACGGTTACAAGTGGTTCGAGAGATTGGGCTAAGTATTATTCAGATACTGGGGCTAAATTTATTCGAATGACAAATTTAAATCGAAATGGGATTAACCTACTGCTTGATGATTTAAAATTCGTAAATGTAAAATCCAATTCATCAGATGGAAAAAGAACAGCTTTACAAGCTAATGATATTTTAATGTCTATTACAGCTGAATTGGGAAAAATCGGATTTATTCCTGAAAATTTTGGGGAAGCCTATATTAATCAACATACGGCATTAATTAGGATTGATCCTAGCAAAGCATATGCAAAATTTATTGCTTATGTCCTTTCATCAAGAACGATGAACCAAACAATTAATTCATTGAATGACGCAGGTGCAAAAGCAGGTTTAAATTTACCAACAATCAGAGCATTATCTTTAAATATCCCCCCACTCTCCGAACAAATCAAAATTGCCGAGATTCTGTCAGCGTGGGATAACGCCATTCAAACCACAGAAAAACAGATCACCAACAGCCAACAACAGAAAAAAGCCCTAATACAGATGTTGCTAAGCGGAGAGAAAAGAGTTAGCGGGTTTAGTGGGGAGTGGAAGATTGTAAAAATATCTGACATATGTAATATAGGCAGGGGACGAGTTATTAGCAAACAAGAAATCGAAAAAAATCAAGGTAAATATCCAGTGTATTCATCACAAACCTTAAATAATGGAGTTATGGGATATTTAGATAGTTTTGATTTTGATGGTGAGTTTGTTACATGGACAACAGATGGAGTTAATGCTGGGACTATTTTTTATAGAAATGGTAAATTTAATTGTACAAATGTATGTGGTGTTTTAAGCTCAAAATTAGAACAGTTAAATCTTAGATTTTTAGCTTATATATTATCAACAGTTTCATATAAGTATGTTTCTCATACTCTTGCAAATCCAAAATTAATGAATGGAGTTATGGGAACGATAGAAGTTAAATTACCACAGTTAGAAGAACAACAAAAAATCGCCGAAATTCTCACAACCGCCGATCAAGAAATCGAAACATTACAACGAAAATTGGAATGTTTGAAGTTGGAGAAAAGGGCGTTAATGCAGGGGGTGTTTTGA
- a CDS encoding type I restriction-modification system subunit M, with protein sequence MTLKINQDDINKALWAACDTFRGTISADTYKDFILTMLFLKYISDVWQDHYQNYQAEYGDVPELIEEMMKQERFVLPPQANFYYLYEHRFEAGNGERIDLALHAIEEANGTKLKDAGKSVFQDIAFNTDKLGEEKQKNTILRELLEDFAKPELDLKPSRVGTLDIIGNAYEYLIKNFAASGGQKAGEFYTPPEVSDLIAELLDPQIGDSICDPACGSGSLLMKCGRKVQQNYQSKNYELYGQEAIGSTWSLAKMNMFLHSEDNHRIEWGDTIRNPKLTDKQGNLLKFDIVTANPPFSLDKWGYEEAGQDRFQRFVRGLPPKTKGDYAFISHMIATLKDGTGRMGVVVPHGVLFRGAAEGKIRQKLIEENLLDAVIGLPEKLFYGTGIPAAILIFRKDKTDDSVLFIDASQEFKAGKNQNTLTSENITKIHRTYQARQAVEKYAYLADFAELKENDFNLNIPRYVDTFEAEEKIDLNAVRTERLALQQELAELEEKMAGYLKELGL encoded by the coding sequence ATGACACTCAAAATCAATCAAGACGATATTAACAAAGCACTATGGGCGGCGTGTGATACGTTTCGTGGCACGATCAGTGCGGATACTTACAAAGACTTCATCTTAACAATGCTGTTTTTAAAATACATTTCCGATGTGTGGCAGGATCATTATCAAAACTACCAAGCGGAGTATGGCGATGTGCCGGAGCTGATTGAAGAAATGATGAAACAGGAGCGTTTTGTATTGCCGCCGCAGGCGAATTTTTATTATCTGTACGAACATCGTTTTGAAGCCGGCAATGGCGAACGAATCGACCTAGCCTTGCACGCCATTGAAGAAGCCAACGGCACAAAATTGAAAGATGCTGGCAAAAGCGTGTTCCAAGATATTGCCTTTAACACCGACAAATTGGGCGAAGAAAAGCAGAAAAACACCATTTTGCGTGAACTGTTGGAAGATTTTGCCAAGCCCGAATTAGACTTAAAACCGAGCCGAGTCGGCACACTGGATATTATCGGCAACGCTTATGAATATCTGATCAAAAACTTTGCCGCCAGCGGCGGACAAAAAGCCGGTGAATTTTATACCCCGCCCGAAGTGTCCGATTTAATCGCCGAATTATTAGATCCGCAAATCGGTGACAGTATTTGCGACCCGGCTTGCGGTTCCGGTTCGTTGCTGATGAAGTGCGGTCGAAAAGTGCAACAAAACTACCAAAGCAAAAACTACGAACTCTACGGACAGGAAGCCATCGGCTCAACGTGGTCACTGGCAAAAATGAATATGTTCCTGCATAGTGAAGACAACCACCGCATTGAGTGGGGCGATACGATCCGCAATCCGAAGCTGACCGACAAACAGGGAAATTTGCTGAAATTCGACATCGTTACCGCCAATCCGCCGTTTTCGTTGGATAAATGGGGCTACGAAGAAGCAGGGCAAGACCGTTTTCAGCGTTTTGTTCGTGGCTTACCGCCGAAAACCAAAGGAGATTACGCCTTTATTTCGCATATGATTGCCACCCTAAAAGACGGCACAGGGCGAATGGGCGTTGTCGTGCCGCACGGTGTGCTGTTTCGTGGGGCGGCAGAAGGCAAAATCCGCCAAAAACTGATTGAAGAAAACCTGCTTGATGCCGTGATCGGCTTGCCGGAAAAACTGTTTTACGGCACCGGCATTCCGGCGGCGATTTTAATTTTCCGCAAAGACAAAACCGACGACAGCGTACTTTTCATTGATGCCAGCCAAGAATTTAAAGCCGGCAAAAATCAAAACACGCTCACGAGCGAAAACATCACCAAAATCCACCGCACTTACCAAGCACGGCAAGCGGTGGAAAAATACGCCTATCTTGCCGATTTTGCCGAATTGAAAGAAAACGACTTTAATCTGAATATCCCCCGCTATGTGGACACCTTTGAAGCCGAAGAAAAAATCGATCTCAACGCTGTCCGCACCGAACGCCTAGCCTTGCAACAAGAACTGGCGGAATTGGAAGAGAAAATGGCAGGGTATTTGAAGGAGTTGGGGCTATAA
- the dinD gene encoding DNA damage-inducible protein D: MNELTQTFEGIKQVDEQGNEFWSARELAPILEYKKWQNFQLVIQKAIVACETSNINVSYHFTEISKMVRLGSGSQRQVGDFLLSRYACYLIVQNGDPSKPVIAAGQTYFAVQTRRQELADDENFQQLQEDQKRLFLRNELKEHNKQLVKTAQKAGVASNLDFAIFQNHGYKGLYGGLDNKAIHARKGLKANQKILDHMGSTELAANLFRATQAEEKLRRDNVQTKTEANQTHFDVGQKVRQTIQELGGTMPENLPTPGKSVKSIETHLKKLTNKDKK, from the coding sequence ATGAACGAACTTACCCAAACCTTTGAAGGCATCAAACAAGTTGATGAGCAAGGCAATGAATTTTGGTCGGCAAGGGAGCTTGCCCCAATTTTGGAATATAAAAAATGGCAGAATTTCCAATTAGTTATTCAGAAAGCCATTGTTGCCTGTGAAACCAGTAATATCAATGTTTCATACCATTTTACCGAAATCAGTAAAATGGTTCGGTTAGGCTCAGGTTCTCAACGCCAAGTGGGGGATTTTCTGCTTTCCCGCTACGCTTGCTATCTGATCGTTCAAAACGGCGATCCGTCTAAGCCGGTGATTGCCGCCGGGCAAACCTATTTTGCAGTACAAACACGTCGTCAAGAGTTGGCTGATGATGAAAATTTCCAACAACTACAAGAAGATCAAAAACGGTTATTTTTGCGTAATGAACTCAAAGAGCATAATAAACAGCTGGTGAAAACGGCACAAAAAGCCGGCGTTGCAAGCAATTTGGATTTTGCTATTTTTCAGAATCACGGCTATAAAGGGCTGTATGGCGGTTTGGATAACAAAGCGATTCACGCCCGTAAAGGGTTAAAGGCAAATCAGAAAATTCTTGATCATATGGGCTCGACCGAACTGGCGGCAAATCTGTTCCGGGCGACCCAAGCGGAAGAAAAATTACGCCGAGATAACGTTCAAACCAAAACAGAAGCGAACCAAACCCATTTTGATGTCGGGCAGAAAGTTAGACAGACAATTCAAGAACTTGGCGGTACAATGCCGGAAAACTTACCGACACCGGGCAAAAGTGTAAAATCGATCGAAACCCATTTAAAAAAATTAACCAACAAGGATAAAAAATGA
- a CDS encoding restriction endonuclease subunit S, translating to MKLKQVADIQTGYLFRTKVPEDPNGNVVVVQMKDCSAINGIDWEHCVKTRLEQVREHEWLREGDILIPSRGNNYQAVYIDGRITDRKAVASPHFFVIRVASPQILPKYLYWWLNLQASQKYLNQNIEGSITKSIRRPILQALPIKLPPLSNQAMIISIAETAEQERLIALRLIENSKRLMNALSQYLD from the coding sequence ATGAAGCTAAAGCAAGTTGCAGATATTCAAACCGGCTATCTGTTCAGAACAAAAGTGCCGGAAGATCCGAATGGTAATGTCGTGGTGGTGCAGATGAAAGACTGTTCCGCTATAAACGGCATTGATTGGGAACATTGCGTAAAAACCCGGTTAGAGCAAGTGCGGGAACACGAGTGGCTTAGGGAAGGGGATATTTTAATTCCTTCGCGGGGGAACAATTATCAAGCGGTCTATATTGATGGCCGTATTACCGATCGAAAAGCGGTGGCTTCTCCCCATTTTTTTGTGATTCGTGTCGCTTCTCCCCAAATTTTACCGAAATACCTTTATTGGTGGCTGAATTTGCAGGCAAGTCAAAAGTATTTAAACCAGAATATTGAAGGCTCGATTACCAAAAGTATCCGCCGCCCCATATTACAAGCCTTGCCGATAAAACTACCGCCGTTATCCAACCAAGCAATGATTATTTCCATTGCGGAAACTGCGGAGCAAGAAAGGCTTATTGCATTAAGGCTGATTGAAAACAGCAAGCGGTTAATGAATGCACTTTCTCAATATTTAGACTAG
- a CDS encoding alpha/beta hydrolase: MKNRFKTGLTALALAFALSPQAFAQNTQGEALKQSVTAEQIQTIRTQDGLNLHLQKDIPQSKPKAVLVISHGLASHSGVFADFAKQMNENGIAVYRFDARGHGKSDGRDSIHINSYFEMVEDLRLVVEKAKAENPNTPVFVMGHSMGGHITALYGTKYPQGADGVILAAGVLRYNQMNFGHLPRPEPKDSFVNGFEAAHKTLNLPMPEMGAGLSLPNDPLMLEKFSVSFPNSFKEGIKYLKNNDDKFIAPVLLVSGDADLYVVPKDAIQFYEEVNSTDKSLRLYNGLGHMLMIGEGGQIVIDDIVRWIAERAK, translated from the coding sequence ATGAAAAACAGATTTAAAACCGGTTTGACTGCGCTTGCGCTGGCATTTGCCCTCAGCCCGCAGGCTTTTGCGCAAAATACGCAAGGCGAGGCGCTTAAACAAAGCGTGACAGCCGAGCAAATTCAAACTATCCGCACCCAAGACGGTTTAAATTTGCACCTGCAAAAAGATATTCCGCAAAGCAAACCTAAAGCCGTTTTGGTGATTTCGCACGGCTTGGCGAGCCATTCCGGCGTATTTGCTGATTTCGCCAAACAGATGAACGAAAACGGTATCGCCGTTTACCGCTTCGACGCGCGCGGACACGGTAAATCAGACGGTCGAGACAGCATTCATATCAACAGCTACTTTGAAATGGTGGAAGATTTACGCCTTGTGGTGGAAAAAGCCAAAGCCGAAAACCCAAATACCCCGGTATTTGTGATGGGGCATAGTATGGGCGGGCATATTACCGCACTTTACGGCACAAAATATCCGCAAGGGGCGGACGGTGTGATTCTGGCGGCGGGCGTACTGCGTTATAACCAAATGAACTTCGGCCACCTGCCACGCCCCGAGCCGAAAGACAGTTTTGTTAACGGCTTTGAAGCCGCTCACAAAACGCTGAATTTACCGATGCCCGAAATGGGCGCAGGCTTATCGTTGCCGAACGATCCGCTGATGTTGGAAAAATTCTCCGTATCCTTCCCGAACAGTTTCAAAGAAGGGATAAAGTATCTGAAAAACAATGACGACAAATTTATCGCCCCAGTATTGTTAGTAAGTGGCGATGCGGATTTGTATGTCGTGCCGAAAGACGCCATTCAGTTTTATGAAGAAGTCAACTCAACCGATAAAAGCCTGCGCCTGTACAACGGCTTAGGGCATATGCTGATGATCGGCGAAGGCGGACAGATTGTGATTGATGATATTGTGCGTTGGATTGCGGAACGAGCGAAGTAA
- a CDS encoding glutathione S-transferase family protein — translation MITLHYLKQSCSHRIVWLLEALGLDYELKIYDRLEDTGFAPAELKAQHPLGKAPVLQDGGLVLAEGNAIIQHLLDRYDSENRFTPARQTDAYSNYVYWLAVSASMFSANLLALVSKKGDLGDFAQYTNAQVGLYFNHVEQTLEGKKWIVGEQLTGADFALSFPLQWGLNYVEKTDYPNISRYLEQIENHPSYLKANGKTAGGLDLSRF, via the coding sequence ATGATTACCTTACATTATCTCAAACAATCCTGTTCCCACCGCATTGTGTGGCTGTTGGAAGCCTTAGGCTTGGATTACGAACTGAAAATCTACGACCGTTTGGAAGACACGGGCTTCGCCCCGGCGGAACTCAAAGCCCAACACCCGCTCGGCAAAGCCCCCGTGTTGCAGGACGGCGGTTTAGTGTTGGCGGAAGGCAATGCGATTATCCAGCACCTGCTCGACCGCTACGATTCTGAAAACCGCTTCACACCTGCCCGCCAAACCGATGCCTATTCCAACTATGTCTACTGGCTGGCGGTTTCCGCCTCCATGTTCTCGGCAAACCTGCTGGCATTGGTGTCGAAAAAAGGAGATTTAGGCGACTTCGCCCAATACACTAACGCCCAAGTCGGTTTGTATTTCAACCACGTCGAACAAACCCTCGAAGGCAAAAAATGGATTGTCGGCGAACAACTGACCGGTGCGGATTTCGCGTTGAGCTTCCCGCTGCAATGGGGCTTGAATTATGTGGAGAAAACCGATTATCCGAATATCAGCCGCTATTTGGAACAAATCGAAAACCACCCGAGCTATTTAAAAGCCAATGGAAAAACAGCCGGCGGGCTGGATTTGAGCCGGTTTTAA
- a CDS encoding glutathione S-transferase family protein, whose amino-acid sequence MITLYNLENSRSQRVAWLLEELGIPYEVQEFKRDPVTKLAPQALRDIHPLGKSPLISDDGVVVAESGAIVEYILARYGNGRLQPEISSSDYASYLQWLHYAEGSAMGAFVLKYFAEGKAEVFCQTQFDLHINYIENSLNGKTWFLGDTFTAADIMMSFALQFALLFVEKDRFPNIRRFVSQVESHPSYRKACERVGEVHLG is encoded by the coding sequence ATGATTACTTTATACAATCTCGAAAATTCCCGTTCGCAACGCGTGGCATGGCTGTTGGAAGAGCTCGGTATTCCATACGAAGTGCAGGAATTTAAGCGCGACCCCGTGACCAAACTTGCACCGCAAGCCTTGCGGGATATTCATCCGCTGGGCAAATCGCCGTTGATTTCCGATGACGGCGTGGTGGTGGCGGAAAGCGGGGCGATTGTGGAATATATTCTGGCACGCTACGGCAACGGGCGTTTACAACCTGAAATCAGCTCGTCCGACTATGCGTCATATTTGCAATGGCTGCATTATGCCGAGGGTTCGGCGATGGGGGCTTTTGTGCTGAAATATTTTGCGGAAGGCAAGGCCGAAGTGTTCTGCCAGACGCAATTTGACTTGCACATCAACTATATCGAAAACAGCCTGAACGGCAAAACATGGTTTTTGGGCGACACCTTCACCGCAGCCGATATAATGATGTCGTTCGCACTGCAATTTGCGCTATTGTTCGTAGAAAAAGACCGCTTCCCGAACATCCGCCGTTTTGTCAGCCAAGTGGAAAGCCACCCGAGCTATCGCAAAGCCTGCGAACGCGTGGGCGAAGTACATTTAGGTTAA
- a CDS encoding NAD(P)H-dependent oxidoreductase — MKNVLVISGHSDLSHSTANARILKRLESEIGNVQVHDLAGRYGNQAMDVAAEQAALVQADVVVFQYPMHWYSIPAILKRYFDDVFAYGFAYGTDGDKLHGKKVIFSYTVGGGEEGYNGALFHRLDDLLAPLKDTAKFSGLVWQAPVHSSGMLYIPGVSSEDDLAQVQAKADDHADRLIKQIQSL; from the coding sequence ATGAAAAACGTATTAGTCATTTCAGGCCATAGCGATTTATCTCATTCAACCGCCAATGCGCGCATTCTTAAACGCTTGGAAAGCGAGATCGGCAACGTGCAAGTACACGATTTGGCGGGGCGTTACGGCAATCAGGCGATGGATGTCGCAGCCGAACAGGCGGCGTTGGTGCAGGCCGATGTGGTGGTTTTCCAATACCCGATGCACTGGTACAGCATTCCCGCCATTCTCAAACGCTATTTTGATGACGTGTTCGCCTACGGCTTCGCTTATGGCACGGACGGCGACAAACTGCACGGCAAAAAAGTGATTTTTTCATATACTGTCGGCGGTGGCGAAGAGGGCTACAACGGCGCACTGTTCCACCGTCTTGACGACTTGCTGGCACCGTTAAAAGATACGGCGAAATTTTCAGGCTTGGTGTGGCAGGCTCCGGTACATAGCAGCGGAATGCTCTACATTCCGGGCGTGAGTTCGGAAGACGATTTAGCCCAAGTGCAAGCCAAAGCCGACGACCACGCCGACCGCTTAATCAAACAAATTCAAAGCCTGTAA